Below is a window of Clostridium sp. JN-1 DNA.
TAAGAGTTTTTGAAAGTTCATAATACGGTTCAAGTTTATTTTTATCCATATATCCTGGTTCACATTGTATACTAAGTCTTTCTAATTCTTCAATCAATAAAATAAGGCATCTTTTAGCACCTTCTACCCTCTCACTTCTTAAAAACTGAGTACTCCCATTTATAAAAGCATTAAAACCCATACCATTGTCAATTAATTGATCTAGCATTGTAAAAAGCTCATGCATGTCTATTTTAGTATTTGTACCTATAATCAGCTGCAGAGCTTCTAAATCATATATTTTAGATAATATGGGATGATAGACTAAATCTTCTGTAACAAGCTTCTTAAATGCTTTTTTTAATGTGTCATCTTTGCCTTCTAAAAATGAAAAATCATTTTGATTTATTTTAATTACAATTTCAATTAATTCTTTAGTTGCGTAGAGTCCAAGGGACTCAGTAGCTCCAGCACCCCAAAGTATAACCGTTTCAGGCCAGTATTTTTCAGACATATTAATCACCCGTATCCTCTTTTATTTAATTTGACTTTCTGTGTTTGTTAACATATTCTCTAAAATTCCATCTGGTAAAAAAGTCATAAGCAGCTTTATATCCTGCTTCAAATAACTTCATGCTTTTAGCCTTACTTATATTAAAGTCAGTAGTTTTGACTCCTATAGTTGGTATTGATATAGTTCTAATCATATCTTTATCTGATATATACGTTTCATCATAAGTTTCTATTATGCACTCTGCTAAGTCCAGCACATATGAAATAAAATTATCCTCCCTATTACTATAACACTTTTCCAGTTTTTCAAACTTGAGTCCAAAAGTCGGCCACCTTGGAACTCCTTCAACATCAAATATCCACACTGGAAAATTACTTAATATTCCTCCATCGACTATATAACTATTTATATTGTTATACTTTAAAAGTACTGGTTTAAAATAAAAAGGTATACTTATACTCATTCTAACAGCAGTTGAAATCTTGAATTCCATAGGATCTATACCATAGTATTTTATATCATCTGGAAGTATTAAAAGACGCTTTTTAGTTACATCAGCTGCTATTATTTTTAAATTTGATTTTCCACTAGAACTCACATCTTTAAACTTGGTCTTATTCTTAGCGTTTAAAAGTGCCTCAATCCAGGTTTCTAGATAGCTTCCAGAATACAGTCCCTTACTTACTGCCATTTTTAATATCTTAAGAGGCAGTGGTAAATACTTGCTCTTATCAATAAATTTAGTGTAGTCGAGACTCATAAGCATATTTTTTAAATCCTGTCCGCTGTACCCTGCAGCTAAAAGTGAAGCTATAATTGCTCCTGCAGAACTTCCAGCAACCCTTTGCCACTTATATCCACTTTGTTCTAGATAACAGATGGCTCCTACAAATCCAATAGCCTTAACCCCTCCACCCTGAAAAACAATATCTGCTTTCAATTTTTAATAATCACCTCAAAAAAATGTATTCACTATATTCTATTATTTTATATAAAATTTGTTCATAGATTTTTCCGGTTATAAAATTTGCAAAATTAACCTATATGTATTAAAATGTCATATTATATGAGGAAGGTGTATTAAATGAGCAGATATTTTATTCAAGTTTTTGGAAGAGTCCAGGGAGTGGGTTTTAGATACTCTGCAAGTTTTTGGGCAAAATCACTTAACTTGACTGGATGGGTCAAAAATTGTGAAGACGGAAGTGTTCAAATGGAAGTTCAAGGAGATACCAAAGACATATCTTCATTTATAGATAAAATTGAAAATGGCGGCAGATTCATACATGTAGAAGATAAGATATGCAGAAAAATATGTACCATTGATAGTGAGAAATATTTTAGAGTTGCCTACTAAAACATGTAAATATAGAGTTTATAGACTCTATATTTACAGTATTTATAATTTTACTTGTCAGATAAATCTATTTTAAATTTCAAATCATCTCTTATTTCATAACCGCTAAAAGCATTGGTTCCTATTTTATATTTTTTGTTCTTGTCTAAAGACTCAAATTCCATAATATATAAGTTAGGGTTATCCTTATCTTTTTTAATACTAAAGTCATTATTTTTTCTTTGGACTACTTTTTCATCACTATTTATTATAAACAATTCTTTTGCTTGCACTGCCGGTAGTTTTCCCTGTGCTGTGTATCTAACAATTGTCTTATCCTTGTCTGTATATATTTCTTTAATTGTAAGCTTACCCATTTTCCCCTGCGAAAGTTCTATAGGATATTTTCCATCTATGTTTTTATATATCGGAGATACTTCAACATTATTTTCACCATAATTAACCTTATATGGTATAACAGTCAAATATTTCGGGATATGCTTTGAGCTAACAAATCTATATTCATACTCAAAATCACTTGATGCAGAATTTTTGACTTCATCACCCGAAATACCTTTTTCTGAAATTTCATCACCATTATCATCAAAAATAAACCATTGATTATATTCATATTTTTTATTATCCTGTCTATTGTACTTCCCTGTAACATTTATTATAGTATTTATAGGTGTAAAGCTCACTTTTTTAACATCAATAGTTGTATCAGGAAATTTTATAATAGTATTAGGTTTAAATGTCTTGGTGTTTTTTAGCACTTCATCTTTTGAAATACTAAATTTAAAATTCCAATTTCCTTTTATGTTATATATATTTGTTATATTCAAATCTACATTAAAAATAGATGGAAGATTTTTATCTCCTATATCCATGGTTTCTGAATTTACATAAGTGTGACTGTCTAAATATTTACCATCACTTCCTGAACCACTTGAAGGACGTTTACCATTTATTTTTAAATACTGTATTAATCCAAAAGGAACAAAATTACTGTCTTTACCCTGCATTTCAATAATTTCTTTTCCACTTTTCATTAGGTCTTTTATATTTCCTTTAGATTTTACAGTGTAACCTATCATCAAACTACTATCATCACACACTACTTCATTTATAGTAAAAGTTATTTCTTTATCCGCTGCACTTTTATTTATCACCTCGGAATATTCCTGATATTCTCCATGATCACTTTTATTTTCTCTATTTATGAGTTGAATTATGGATTTAAATGCAGAAACATTTTTAGCAAGAACGGGTACTCCCACTCCTGCGGCAATTGATATTACGACAATCACTGCACAAGCTGCTGCTTTATACCTGAATTTTCTAAAACTATTTTTAGTTTCAACTTGTTTTAATAATTTCTTTTTTAATTTTTTCTTTCTCAAATCATCCATTTTTAAATCTGTATCATCATTTTCTTTATCATCTGTATATATATAATTAAATAGTTCAAGCATATCTTTTTCATCAAATAAGTCTTTATTCATTTATACAACCTCCATTTCTTAAAAAGATAAGTTTTTTCTTTAAAACTTTTCTTCCTCTTGAAAGTCTATTGTCAACCGCACTTCTATTCATTCCTAAAGAATTTGCTATGTCAACTATATCTTCCTGGACAAGATACCTTCTTATGAAAATCTCCCTATCTATCTCATTTAATTCTTTTATAAGTTTAATAACTTCATTTTTGTTTTCTTTCGATATAATCAAACTTTCTACCTGTTCCTTTGATTCAAGCATGTAATCTTCTATACAATCTACCTTTATATCTTTAATAACTTTTTTCTTATAATTTATTGCCCTATATTTTGCCACTGCTTTAAACCAATACTTAAAATTTCCCTTCTTGTCATCAAACTTATCTGCATTGTTCCATAAACACATAAATATATCATTAATACATTCATCTATATAAGTAGAATACCTATTAGAACCAAATATCGAAAAAACTATTTTATATATATAATCAGAATAACTATCAAAAGCATATTCCAACGCCTTTGGATTCTTATTTTTAATTTCTGTAATAAAATTGTTGTCACTTATATGCATTTTCCCCTCCTAATATTTTATAATCAAGTTAGTAAATATTTTAAAAGGCCTTTCATATAATAATACAAATCTATTTATATATTTCTATCATACAATCATACACCCCAGGGGTGTAATTTTTTCCAGTATAAAAAAAGACATGTGCTATTACCATGTCTTTTCTATATTATCATACTAATTTTTTGACATTTAAATGGAAGCTTACATTTAATAAATAGTTTCATTTTAAATTTAAGCTGCTGCTCTTCTTTTTATAGCAGCATTTACAGCATTAAATAATACTACTGCAGCTATGGTATTTATAACTACTGCTGGAATGACTACTGATAATACCAATGCCTTAAAACTTGTTGGTAATCCAACTATTACAAAAGCAGCACTTAAAAATACGATTCCGCTTATAAAAGTTCCAATTGCTGTAGTAATCATAATTTTTATTTGACTATTTAACTTTTGTCTAAAAGGCTTTAATAGTAAGAACATAACATTTGTAGTTACAATTTTATCTACTACATTAGGTATTTGTCCTCCTGGAAAGCCAGTAGTCGCAGCTGACAATACTCCAGCTATTATTCCTGCACACATGCAAGATTTATAATCTTCGTTTAATATCATTATGATAAATAACATAGCTAACGAAAAGTCTGGTTTCATACCCAAAAATAAAGGTGGAGTCATTTGGTGCAGTATTGTACCTACTGCTAAAAGTAGTGAATTTATAACTAATTTTCTTATATTCATAATAAAAATCTCCTCTCAATATACACATTTAATAATTTTAAAATAAATTCATTATTTATATAGAAAGCCGGCTTCTATCTATTAAATAAAAAATTATAAAAATAAAAAATCTCCGTCCTAATAATATTATTAGGACGGAGATAACACTTCCGCGGTACCACCTAAATTACGTTAAAAAACGCCTCTTATTCAGATACAAACATATCCTAACCATTATATCGTATGGTACACGGTAACCACTACTCTTCAAAATTGAATTTCAATTTACTTCTCAGAGGTCCATTCACCAACAAGCTGTAGTATTGAGATCTCACCATCCTCAACTCTCTTTAACTAAACTAATTTAGCTACTCTTCCTCATCAACGATTTTATCTATTAAATTAGATTTATTTTAACACCAATAATCAAGGTTGTCAATAACTAAAATCACCATGATCAGGGCAAACACATCTTTATATTGTATTTTGTTCCAATGTAAAGATGTGTTTTTAAAATATGTAAAATAACTTTTGTAAGTGTGTATTTGTTTCAATGTTCTGTAAATTAATCATCCACTTATCCTTGGGGTATCATTATTTCTTCTATTCTTTACCTCGTAGAGGGTTAAAAATAACTTTTTCTAAGTAACTTTTATCTAAAGCGCATCTAAGTTTCTTCAAATTCAAGCTTTTCTTTGAAGTTTTTTCTTCCCTAAGTAAATTTAATGATAAGTGTCGTAAGACTGCTAGATTTCCAGCAGAATTATTCTTCCTAGCTCTACGCTTATCTTCGTTAAAAGAAACATCTAGAACCCAATGAAGTTTATTCTCTATGCCCCAATGTTGTCTCACATCCTTAGAAAACAATTCTATTGATTCAAGGCTAGTTATATAATAGCTACGTTCAAATGTTTCTTTATCCCCAACAATTCGCTCTCGCTCAACCATTCCAATTGATTTAATATTTTTCCGATTACCTTTGTTATCTAACCATGAAATATCATTAACTAAATAATACTTTCTTGTTTCGATTCTTCCATGATTTTTTTCTTTAGTAATAAGTTTAAGTACATCTACATCTTTGATTTCATCTTTTATTATTGAATCAAAAAATAATTCTACATTATTATAAAGAGTTCCTTGACTTTTCTTTAATGCTAATATGTAATCTGCTTCTTTTTCTATAATTGCTTCAGCTATTTTCTTTTGAGTACCCATAGCATCAATAGTAACAATGGTGTTCTTTAACTCTAATAGTTCTAGTAATTTAGAAATTGCTGTAATCTCATTGGACTTATCTTCTGTTTTGATTTGACCTAAAACTACTTGGTTTTCATTTGCCCAGGCACTAACCATGTGAATTGCTTTTTGATTTGAACTACCGCAAGACGAACCTCTTAGTGTTTTGCCATCTATAGATACTATTTCACCTTTTACTAAATTAGATAACTCTTTAATCAGTTCATTAAAACATTTTTGAAATTGTTTAGGATCTATTTGAGAAAATACCCTGTTAAATGTGTCATGTGATGAAATTCCATTAGGAAGCTCAAAATACCTTCTTAGCCATTCTTCGCTTGCTTCTGAAAATTCTACAATACCATTATAGGATTCAGCACCACTAGTTATAGCACATATAGCTATTCCTATAATATCTATAAACTTATGCCTTTTATTGTCATTTGTCTATATCCAAGAATTCCACCTTTTGCCTCATAGGCATCTTTTATTAGCAGTATCAATACTTTATTAAACATTTCATTTTTATTTTCTTTGCGGCTTAACCATTTATAATAAGAAGAGCGTGGAATTTCTGCAAATTTACATAATACCGAAATAGGATATTCTTTTTCATTGTGTATTTCTTGAATCGCCACATAAATATTTTCATTCTGAACTTGGCTTAAAATCGCCTCTTCTCTATTTCGTCGAGTTTTTTTAAGAATTCCATCTCCATTTCTTTTCGCTTGTTTTCTGCCTTTAACAGACGATTTTCAGTGCGAAGTTTTTCCAACCCTGACATTTTATCTTCAGGTTTAATATGACCTCCGCAGTCAAGCAGTCCTTTAACTCCGTTTGTCTTATATTTTTTAAGCCAGGTGTAAACCTGTTGGTATTATACTTGATATTTTTCAGCTGTTTGAGCATAGTTATTTTCATTCTCAATACAGCATTTAACTATTGTAATCCGTTCTTCATAAGTGGTTTTTCGTCCTTTAGTCATGATAGTTGTTCCTCCTGTTCCAGAGGTTTTTAATTCCTCATGACTATTATACTTTATAATCCACTTTCTGAGTTGAGTTGTACTACGCATTTTATATTTAATTAAAATTTCTGGTACTGAAAGCCTACGTCTGAAATAATCGTGTACTGCATTTTTCTTTATATATGAAGAATATTTTCTGCACTTATTATTTTCCTTAAATGCAGTAATTCCAAAAGTCTTATATAAACGGAGCCAATCTTTAAACCCAGATTGACTTACATTATATATACGACAGCTTTCTCTGAATCCATTAGTACCATTAAGATATTCAGTTACAATCTTTACTTTTTCTTCAAAGGAAAACTTATGTTTAAATGACACTGAAAACACTCCTTCCTAAGTAAACAAGTTTTATTATTTCACTTGTCTACCTAGGAGGGAGCATATCAAAATTAGTATAACAGTCAATTTTTATTATGTAAACTTCCAAATGTTCTATAATTTAATCTATTTTTTCACAAACTGTCTTAGAAGTACTATCAATATTTATTTCATTCCTATATTCTACAGTTTCAATATTACAGTTATCTCCTATTGTAACATTGTTTCCTCTTACTATCTTTGCTGTAGTATTTTCAAGAAAAACATCATCACCTTCAATTGTATTTGCTTCAAGTCCATTACTATTCATAAAAAGGTTTAGCATTTTAACAAAAAAATGGCCCTTTCCTAATCTTACTTTTATATTTTCTCCTCCTATATCTTTTACTCTACAGCTCCCATACATCTCTATATCAATATTCCCTGCATTTAGTAGTCCTCCTATTTTAAATCCACCTCTTGCATTAAAATTTTCTGCCTCACAGTCGCCATCTATAGAAACTGAACCTGATATTTGTATATCTTCTGTATGCAAACCGCCTCCTATATCGGAAGATCCACTTATTTTCACTTTTCTTGCATTAACATCCCCTAATATATGTGAAGATCCGCTTACAGTTATTTCATTAGTATCAAGATCTCCTGTTATTTTAGTGCTGCCGCTAATTCCAACTGTTTCAGCCTTTACATTTCCATTAGCAGAGGAAGATCCTGAGCACTTATAAGTATAACATTCTATATCTCCTTCAACTTTAGCTGAACCACTGATTTTTACTTCATTATATTTCCCACCGCTGATTTTTCCTGATCCAGAAATTTTCATATCGACTAATTTTTCTTCCATTTTAAAGCTTCCCTTCATTATACAAATTTATTTTTGATTTTAACTCTTCTACACATTCTCCAGCATTTACCTTTAATACAAGTACAGCTTCCCTTTCAATATATATTTCATTAGGTATTAGCATTAAAAAACATAATCCTACTCCAAATTTTCTTATAAGCACTACATCACAATATCTACCATCAAAATTTTTGTAGTTTTTTTCTAAAGTATCAAGTACCAGTTTTCCTTCTTCTAAACTTGCCTTACCAGACTTGATAAACCTATCTACAATACCCATAAATAATAACTCATTAAAATAAAATCCATTACTTTCTTTATGAGCAGTTTTATATAGATTTATCGCAATCTGTGAAACAATGTTTTGTTTCAATACATCACTTTCTTCTAAAAATACTGTTGAAAGATTTGGAGAAAATATTCTTGCTAGCTCATCTAATGATATATCTTTTTTAAAACTTTTAATTTTTTCTACTCTTTCTAGTATTTCTTTTCTTGGAAAAAATGTTTCCTGACCTGTAAAGCTGGACTTTTTTATAAACCACTCCTCAGGTATAAGATTTTTCCTCTTCCATCTATATAATTGCCCATAGGATATATCCGTTATTTTAAGCAATTCTTTTTTAGAAATTAGATTTTCTTCTTCCATATGTTCATTCCCCTCTTCAACTATTTTATAAAAACAGTATAACATAACATTGTTACATTAGCAATGTTAGTTGAAAATAAAAAAATTAGGAACTATACATATATGTTGCAAAGTTCCCCTACTCAAATAAATTTTCTACTTCAGATTCTTGATAATACCTCATCATATCATATTTTAGCCTTATATAACCGATACCTGTTGATAAACTGATTCTTTTTTATTTATTGCTGACAATACATCAAACACAAGATCAGGTTGATCCATCATCAAAAAGTGTCCTGCATTAGGAATTATAAATATATCTTTATTTGGTGCTTTTATATCTTTAAAATAATCTTCAGCTATAACATGAGGAGCTTGCCAATCCCTTCCCCCCAAAATGTAATATACCGGCACCTTATATTCTTTGGATTCTCTGCGTAGATTAAAGCCCTCAAGGAAACTGTGAACCTTTGAATTTGCCTTAAAAATCTTCATAAATGCTATAATATCGGAGAACTTAAAAATGGGGCTTTTAAATGCAGCTATCCAGATATCAATGCCTATCTCCATACCTAATTTGTATTTTCCCTGAAGCTTACGAACTACATTACATTTTCTCAAAAACTCTTTATCAAAAACAGTTTTGCTGCCAGGATATTCACCTATACTTTCAAGCTTTTTCAATGATTTTTTATCATCTGCTTCTTCAATCATTTCTTTAACTTTGTTATAGCCTACCTGCTCATTTTCCACCATACCAATAACCTGTCCAGCACCAATATAATACTCTACATCTTCCGGATGCTTTCTGATAAATACCGACCCAAGAACACTTCCCCAGAAATGGCCAAATATAACAATCTTTTTCTTGTTATATTTTTTCTTAAGATACTGGATAACTTCAAATAAGTCCTGAAGCATCAACTCTATTGTAGGAAGTTTATCCGGATTCTTAGTCAGGGTCTTCCCAGCACCCCTCTGATCCCAATGAACCACAGTATATATTTCTTCCCATCTATCTTGAAATAATCCTGTAAATAAGGATTCCGCCGAACCCGGTCCTCCGTGTAAAAATAACATTACAGGATTATCAAAGCTTGTTCCTAGATGATACAGAAACTGATCTATTCCATTAATCCTTACATATTCAAAAGTACATATTAACCTGTTGTTTTTATTTCTCATAATTTTTCCTCTCCTTTCTTTGATTTTTTCTTATATTTTCAAATTCCTTTAATATTCTTGCTGCGTCATCTTTCTGACTTTCATCTACTTTTAAATTACTATCTTCTTCAAAGCCATCTTGTTCTTCACCATCAAATCGATACAGTTTTTTCAGCATTCCCCAAATAGTTTCTAGCTCTTCAGTTGAAAAATCCTTAAAAAGCTGTGCCATAAAGAATATTCCTCTTTCTGAAACTTGATACAATACCTGCTTTCCAGTTTCCGTAATTATTACATTAACAGCACGTCTATCTTCAGGATTAGGCATAACATCAACATATCCCTTTTTCTGCATGACAGTAACAATTTGTTTTACATTTTGTTTAGTGGAACCAAGCTTTCTTGCAATATTATTAAAGGTAGTTTTACCTTCAGATAAATGAGCAATTGCAACCATGGTCATATACTGCCTTGAAGTCAAATTTCCAAGGTATTCATCTCCTCTTACCTGAAGCTTATTGGCCAGTGAAAATAACGTTGCATAGGTTTGTTCCATTAAAAATATTTCTCTATATGTATCCATAAAAGTTTTTCCTCCTATAAGACAATATATTGTCTTACTATAGTTTAATAATATTTTTTATATTTGTCAATATATTGTCTATTATTTTATTATATAATCCAGCAAATAATAAGATGTACCAGTCCTTATTATTCTTTGATCAATAAATCTTACTTAGTGGGAGTTTGTTTCTCCCACTAAGTTTAGATAAATATTTTCCACTTACTACAGGCTTAGCCTTGATTTTGTGTCCATAGTAAAGTCATGTTATAATCTATTTGTTATGTTAATTCAAAGCAAGAATATTATTTAAACGAGGTATAGTATATGATTGGAATAATGTTTGTATGTCACAGCAACATATGCCGTTCAGCTCACCAAATTAGATTATCAGAAGTATGATTATATCATAGGAATGAAGGAGTATAATATAAGAAATATTCTCAGAGTAATTGGACAAGATCCTGAAAACAAAGTTATAAAACTTCTTCATTTTTCAGCTACTTCAGGTGACATTGCAGATCCCTGGTACACAGGTAATTTCGACGAAACCTATGATGATATAAAAGCGAATTGTGAATCTCTTTTAAAATACATATCAAATAAAGCTTCATATAAAAATGCTTCATGCTTGATATAACAAAGGTGAAACTTATAATCAATTAAATTCTTATTTCTCTCATTATTTACTTCTTAAGTTAATTCTTTTATCTTATTTTTAAGATCTTCATATATTACCTACTCATAGACCCCATCCTTTATCACAGAGTTGACACCCCTCTGCTACCACAGCTATAGTATTCCTTTTTCGTCTAATATAGTGGCTTCAATTTCACTTAATATTTTTTCACTAATACTATTCGAATGTACAATATTTCAATACATAGTTTTCCCAATTTACATTCATATGTGCATATCATACCGTATCATTACATTTTTATCAAAAATAAGGTACATATTGATACCTGAGCCATAAAAGGTTTTGAAATTTTGTATGATAAGTAGTTTTATGATATAATTACCCATTGTCGTTAAACAATGACTAAATAAAAAATGTAAAGTGAGTAATGGACTTAATGCTTGGTTGAAAGAACTTAACATTGAATATAGTTGGATTAATAGTGAAGAAACTGGTTGGGATAAATTGATTATAACTGGATTTGGATTATATAAGCAGAAATAAACAGAGTTCTTGGTTTCAGGTGGAGTTTTTTTCTCCATCTGAGTCTTATTAACAGTATTCTTAGTGTCTTTAGCACTTAGCATACGTTATCCTTATAGTTTTGGTTACAAATATTACATTTTGCTAGTGTATCGATACATTAGTTATGTCATCCTTCTAATGCTATAATATCCGTAATGTTTTAGTAAAATACCATTTATTACAAAGAGGACATTATATGAGAAACAAAAATTCAAGACTAATCAAATTAATTCAAACTGCATTATTAGCAGCATTATGTTTTATATCATTTACTTTTCTTCAAATTAAAATTCCAGTGCCAGGAGGAGATGCAACTTCATTACATGTGGGCAATGCCTTCTGTATACTTGCTGCTTTACTTCTCGGCGGATGGTATGGCGGACTTGCTGGAGCTATAGGAATGACACTATCAGATCTTTTAGATCCCGTATATATTTTAGGAGCACCTAAAACCTTTGTATTAAAATTGTGCATTGGATTGATAACAGGGTTAATTGCCCATAATTATGCTAAAATAAACGATAGTAATGATAAAGCTTATGTTCTTAAATGGGCCATTATTGCTTCAGCTTGTGGACTCGCATTTAATGTAACTTTTGATCCTATTGTAGGATACTTTTACAAGCAGTACATCCTGGGACAACCCCAAAAAGCAGCATTAATTTTAACAAAATTTAATGCAGTTACTACACTTATCAACGCAGTAGTCTCTATAATATTAGTAAGTCTTATTTATAGTGCCCTAATCCCAATTTTAAAAAAATCAGGACTTTTATTAACAGAAGAAAAGAGAATAAAATCAGACAATAAAAAAGCCTCTTAATCAGCAAAAATAACTTCTTATAGGCAGAACTCTGTTTATTCCATCTATAAGAAGTTTTACAAGTTTCATTACTTATTATAAATCCACTTATCTGATTGGCTACCTACTGTAACACTCCCACGCACTTTGATAGAAAAGCAGATATCATTTAATTGGTGGTTACACTTGGTATTATTCAACAATTTTATAATATACTCTTGCAGTTAGAGAAAATACAACTGCATAAATTACTGCAAAAACAAGGATTGTGGATAAAGTGCAAAGCATAAATAAGGATACATTTTTCAAATATAGAACGGCAAGCAGCTTTGTAATCATTGGAAACGCAAAAGCAACATGGATCACTGTAAAAACAAGTGGTAGAAAAAATACCATTAATACTTGGCTTCTTATCGTTTTCTTTATTTCTTTTTTACTCATTCCTACCTTTTGCATGATCTCAAAACGTTCCTTATCGTCATATCCTTCCGAGATCTGCTTATAATAAATAATTAGCACTGTTGCCATTAAAAATAATGCACCTAAAAATATGCCTATAAAGAACAACCCACCATACATCATAAAGAAATTTTCTCTACTGCCTGCAGCACTATTAATATGGACTTCTATCTTATTTTCCATAAATTTTTCCTTCAAATCTTTAGATAGGGCTGAAATGTCCTTGTCTGTTCCTTGTACGTCAAATCCAATTGTATATTCTTTATACCCCTTTTTCCCTATAGCATCTATATCATTTACAAACAGTACATAGGAATCTACTATATCCTCCATCTGACTTTCCATTCCTGCTATAGGTTTATCTAATACTTGTTTGATCTTAAAGGTTTTGTTACCAATGGTAATATTATTCTTATCATAATTCTTTGCTTTTGAAA
It encodes the following:
- a CDS encoding alpha/beta hydrolase; the encoded protein is MRNKNNRLICTFEYVRINGIDQFLYHLGTSFDNPVMLFLHGGPGSAESLFTGLFQDRWEEIYTVVHWDQRGAGKTLTKNPDKLPTIELMLQDLFEVIQYLKKKYNKKKIVIFGHFWGSVLGSVFIRKHPEDVEYYIGAGQVIGMVENEQVGYNKVKEMIEEADDKKSLKKLESIGEYPGSKTVFDKEFLRKCNVVRKLQGKYKLGMEIGIDIWIAAFKSPIFKFSDIIAFMKIFKANSKVHSFLEGFNLRRESKEYKVPVYYILGGRDWQAPHVIAEDYFKDIKAPNKDIFIIPNAGHFLMMDQPDLVFDVLSAINKKESVYQQVSVI
- a CDS encoding MarR family transcriptional regulator; the protein is MDTYREIFLMEQTYATLFSLANKLQVRGDEYLGNLTSRQYMTMVAIAHLSEGKTTFNNIARKLGSTKQNVKQIVTVMQKKGYVDVMPNPEDRRAVNVIITETGKQVLYQVSERGIFFMAQLFKDFSTEELETIWGMLKKLYRFDGEEQDGFEEDSNLKVDESQKDDAARILKEFENIRKNQRKERKNYEK
- a CDS encoding ECF transporter S component, with translation MRNKNSRLIKLIQTALLAALCFISFTFLQIKIPVPGGDATSLHVGNAFCILAALLLGGWYGGLAGAIGMTLSDLLDPVYILGAPKTFVLKLCIGLITGLIAHNYAKINDSNDKAYVLKWAIIASACGLAFNVTFDPIVGYFYKQYILGQPQKAALILTKFNAVTTLINAVVSIILVSLIYSALIPILKKSGLLLTEEKRIKSDNKKAS